In the genome of Bremerella sp. P1, the window GACAAGACTTTGCCAGGGCCGACCACCTGGTCGAGTTCGGCAAGGTCGAAGTAGGCCATCGTTAGGCGGTAGTCAAACTGATGCTTGACGGGCCCATAGCGTGTGTGGGAGACCGTTCCTTCGTACAAGCAACTGTGCATTCGTCCAAGTTCTTTCCAAAGTAAGCGGCAACGGCCAAGGCACTCTTCACACCATCCTCGTGGAAACCATATCCACACCAGGCACCACAGAAGTACGTTTGCCGCTGACCCTGAATTTCCGGCAGACGCTTCTGGGCGGAATACGAGTGACGGTTGAACGCGGGGTGATCGTAGCTGATCTGCTGCAGGATTTTGTCGGGATCAATCCGGTCGGTGATGTTCAAGCTCAACAGGATTGGCGTTGGCGAAGGGACGTTCTGCAAGCGAGAAAGGTCGTAGGTCACGCTGGCCGTGGTCGACCGATGGTTATCAGGCAGCAGGTAGTTCCAACTGGCCCACGCGTGACGGTGCTTGGGCAGCAGCCGCGTGTCGGTATGCAGGACGGCGTCGTTTGGTTGATAGGGGAAGTGACCGAGGATCTCTCGTTCCTGCTCGGTGGGCTGGTCGAGCATCTTCAGCGTTTGGTCGGCATGCGTGGCGAAGATCACCTGGTCGAACTTTTCCGCCTGATCGTCCTTGGTGATCACAGTCACTCGCTCACCGTCACGTAGAACGCGTTTGACCGGCGAGTTCAAGCGGACGCGATCTCCTAGCGGCTCGATGAGCTTCCGGACGTACTGCTTCGATCCGCCGATGATCGTTTTCCACTGGGGGCGATTCCTGATGGCCATCAGGCCGTGGTTGTCGCAGAAGCCGAGGAAGAACTGGGCCGGGAAGTCGAGGATTTGCTGCGGCTCGGCCGACCAGATCGCGGCGGCCATCGGCAGGAGGTACTTTTCCCGAAACATCGTGCCGACACGACAGCGATCGAGAAACTGGCCCATCGTTTCCCCTTCGCCGATCGTGGACTGCTGGACGGCTTCAGTCCCCAGGCGATTGAACCGCAAGATGTCCCGCAGCATATTCCAGTAGTTGAGCGAGATTATGTTCTTCCAACTGGGAAACAGCCCGCGGAGACTACTGCCTTGGTATTCGAGGTCCGTCTTTTCACAGCGAACGCTGAAGCTCATATCACTGTCTTGAGCATCGACCTCCAGCATATCCAGCAGGCGACAGAAATTAGGATAGGTTCGGTCATTGAAGACCATGAACCCGGTATCGACGTCATAGGAATGGTCGTCGATCAGGCAAGTGACCGTATTACTGTGCCCGCCTGGATAGCTGGCGGCCTCGAATAGCGTAATGTCATGATCGTTATGCAGCAGGCGAGCAGCCAGATTGCCGCTGATACCACCCCCGATGACTGCGATCCGTTGACGATTCATGGCACGCTTTCTAAGACGTAGCGGAGTGGGAATGGGACGAGTAGCTGTTGGTTTCTTCTTTCGGCGCCGGTGGCCACGGAAAGAAACTACTCGTTCGCCGGATATAGTCGGCGTACTCGGGCCGACGCGTTTGGATGCGTTTCTCAAGATGGGCTACACCAGAGAACCACAGCAAGCAGAAGGTCATCAGTGCCGGGCCAATGATCGTCCACCAGGCCGACGCATCGAACGAGATCGCCAGCACGTAGTAACCACACCAGACGAGAAAGTCGCCGAAATAGTTGGGATGCCGCGTGTAATGCCACAGCCCTTGATCCAACACCTTGCCTAGGTTCTGGGGATTGCTCTTGAAGCGGGCAAGCTGATAGTCGCCGATGGCCTCAAAACTGACGCCGACCAGCCACAGCAGCAGGCCAATGGGCGTGAGCGTCGTGAAGCTCGCGTCGAGCGTTGGGATGACCTGCAAGGGAAGGGAGACAATCCACATGATCGTCCCTTGCAGCCCGAAGATGACAACCAGGCTGAAAAGGGCGAAGTTCCGCCCGGGCTTCTCTCGCATCTCGGTGTAGCGAGAGTCTTCTCCCTTGCCGATGTTTCGCCAGCTGAGGTAGCCGGCCAATCGGCAGCCCCAGAGGGTGACCAGAATGGTTGTCACCCAGGCAGCAGACGTTGGGGCGGGAGCGTTCAGCAGCGAGACCCACGAGATCACCACAAAGCCGAATCCCCAGAAGAGGTCGACGATACTGGCATCCTTCAACCATAGGCTGAGCAGCCACAGGGAAACCATGCACCCTGCGATGACGCCAGCGTTGAGCAGAAGTAGATTCGTGAGGTCCATAAAAATGCTGCGGGGGTAGGCATGATCATCGCGCTAAACGCCTAAACCGCAGCAATTTCTAGGACTTAACTCGCTTTCGCTGTTTTTTGCTCGGCAATCCAGCGGTCGATCAGACGCTCGAGAACCGGCAGCGGAATCGCCCCGTTGTCCAGAACGGCGTTATGGAACTTACGCAGATCGAAGTCATCTCCCAGCTGCTGCTCGGCCTTGGCTCGCAGCTCTTTGATCTTCAGTTCGCCGATCTTGTAGGCCAATGCCTGACCGGGCCAGACGATATAGCGGTCGATTTCGACGGCGACTTCCAGGTCGCTCTTGCCGCTGTTTTCCTTGAAAAACTTGATCGCTTGCGCGCGGCTCCAGCCCATGTTGTGCATGCCGGTATCGACGACCAGCCGGCAGGCCCGCCACATCTCGAAGGTCAGCTGGCCGAACTTGTCGTACGGAGTCTGGTAGAAGCCCATCTCTTCGCCGAGCGACTCCGCATACAGCGCCCATCCTTCGACGAATGCCGTGTAGTGTCCCTCGCGGCGGAACTTGGGAAGGTCGGTCAGCTCTTGGGCTCGGGCAATCTGCAGGTGATGGCCAGGGCAGGCTTCGTGCAGCGTGAGGGCTTCCATCTCGTACTTCGGTCGGCTATCGAGCGCGTAGGTATTGGCCATGAAGAACCCCGCTCGGGCAGCTTCCGCTGAGCCTGGGTAGTAGCGAGCCGACGTCTGGTTCGGGGCTTCATAATCAGGGAATGCCCGGACGCCGTAAGGCAGACGCGGCAGTTCGACGAACAGCTTCGGCAGCTCGGCATCGACGCGCTTGGCGATGTCGCGATACCCGATCAGCAGGTCGTCTGCTTCAGTGTAATAGAACTGCGGGTCGGTCTTGAGGAAGTGGATGAACTCTTCAAAGCTTCCCTCGAAGCCAGACTCGCGAATTACCTTTTCCATTTCGCCACGGATCCGCTTTACCTCGCTCATGCCGATCTCGTGGATCTCTTGCGGCGTCAGATCGGTAGTCGTCGAGTTGCGGCACTTGTAGGCGTAGTAATCCCGGCCATCGGGCAGCGCAGCGGCGCCGATGATCTCAGCGCCCTGGGGTAGGTATTCGTCTTCGATGAACGTCTTCAGCTTCAGCATGGCCGGGAAGACGCTGCTGGCGATTGCTGCTTTGCCGAGCTTCGTCAGTCGGTCTTGTTCTTCCTCGGAAATCGAATCCGGAAAGTCGTTGAACGGCTTGAACAAGGGACTGTCGGTTGCGTCGGCCAAGACCTGGCCGCTGATCTGTTTGGGGATACTACGCAGCGGCCCAGGCGGCTGCACCCAACGCGTTTCAATTCCCTTTCGCAGCAGCGCCGTGTTTTGCTCCAGGTACTTGGGGTAGCTGTTGAGCCGGGCGATGTAGTTCTCGTAGTCCTTTACCGTTTTGAACGGCATTTGTTCGGCCGTGTAGGCCAGGTCGAACTGAGGACCGCCCAACTGATCGATCGCGAAACGCTCGGTCGGATACTTCTGCCCTTCAATCTGGCGGCGAACGTTGTATTCGAACAGCTCGTACGACAGCAGGTCTTGCCCGGTCAGCTGACTGGCGTCAATCTCCTGCAGTTTCTTCAGAAGCTGGTGCGGGTGCTTGTTCCGCTCGTCGATCGCGGCCTGGGAATAGTCGGTCCATTTGTCGTTACCGCGCGGGTCACCGATCGACGTACCCATCGTGGGGTAGTTATTCAGTCGCCACTCCCAGTCTTCGGCAAACAGCTGATGAAGCTGTTCGGCCGCCGAGTTCTCCTGGGCGAAAAGGGAATCAGGGAGCGCAACCAGGGCGACCAACGCGACGGCGACCAAGCGAAGCAGCGACATGCAGTATCCTTCGGACGTTCAGGGACTATCGAGGCAAACCAGGGGTGCCTCTATTCTGAACGACGAAGGATTTCCCGCCAACCTGTTAAATGTACAATTTTACGAATCGTTGTCAGAGAAATACTGGACGGTACCCAGCGAAGAGATCGCGGCACCGATTCTCGACAGGGCGACCGCATAGGCGGCCGTTCGCATATCGATCTTCTTTTCGACCATCCAGTCGTACACGTGGTTGAATTCCTGGACCATCATCGCGTGCAGCTTTTGCTGGACTTCATCCAGGCTCCAGTAGAACCCTTGTTGATTCTGAACCCACTCGAAGTAGCTGACTGTTACACCGCCGGCATTGGCCAGGATGTCAGGGACAACCAGCTTTTCCTTTTCGTTCAGGATCTCGTCCGCTTCGCCGGTGACTGGACCATTGGCCACTTCGATAATTACCGGGGCTTTGATCTTGTCGGCGTTGGAGACGGTGATCACGTTTTCCAGCGCGGCTGGAATGAGAATGTCGACATCCAACTCCAAGAGCTCTTCATTGGTAATCGTATCGGCTTGGATCGCCTGGCAAACCGAACCGGTGCAGTAGACGGCCTGTAGTCGCCGCGATTCGTTCTTGATCTGAATCAAGCTGGGAACATCGAATCCATCCGGCTTGTAGCATCCGCCGCGTGAATCACTGACGGCCACCACCTGGTATCCGTCGGCATGCAGCAGGTGAGCAATCGATTGACCGGCGTTACCGAAACCTTGCACCGCGACACGCGTGTTCTTGGGAACCCAGTCACGCTTCTTTTCGAGTTCCTTGATGCAGTAGTAAGCCCCACGTCCGGTCGCGTCTTCGCGGCCTTGGCTACCGCCCAGCGGAATCGGCTTACCGGTGATCACCCCAGGCGTGCGGCGACGATGGATCTTCGAGTACTCATCCATCATCCAGCCCATGATCATGGCATTGGTGTACATGTCCGGGGCAGGGATGTCGGTCTCGGGGCCGATGAAGTCGGCGATCTGTTCGATGAACCCACGCGAGAGTCGCTCGAGTTCCATCCGCGAAAGCTCTTTGGGGTTCACGCAGATGCCCCCTTTGGCGCCGCCGTAAGGAATGTTCATCACGGCACACTTGAAGGTCATCCAGAACGCGAGCGCTTTGACTTCCGAGATATCGACAGCTGGGGAGTAACGCAGACCGCCTTTGGTTGGGCCACGCGTATCGTCGTGGCGAACACGGTAGCCGTTGAATACCTTCAGCGAACCATCGTCCATGCGGACAGGGACTGAGACTTGCAGGATCTGCTTGGGATGTTTCAGGCGTTCGAGCGCTTCGGCATCGATGTCGGCAAACTGAAACGCTTTGTCGAGACGAGCGATCGCGCCGGAGAATAGATCGACATTCGTTGGGGCATTCATGGCGAACCTACCTTGCTGGGGCTATAGATGAGGTGAGTTTTCGCGCCGGCGAGTGGGGATCGCGATCACGCGAGACTTCATCTCTTTTATTGTTCCCCTACTCAGACGGAGAAGCAATACGAGGGATGCATTAGCGGTGATAGACCATCGGCGGTACGCCGGCGGTGGGTAGCGAGGCCGGCGTGCGTTTGGGAAGCGAGACAGGCTTGGAAACTTCGCGGCGAAGGACTCGCCGGGCGACATCCGTGTAGATCTCTTCGTGACGGATCACATTGCGATAGTTGTCGAACATCTCGAGGAATCGAGCTCGTCCGGCAACACCCATCTGCTCGGCCAAGTCGTCGTTTTCCAGCACTTTGGCAACAGCCGCTGACAACGCAGCGGCATTCTTGCTAGGGACCAGGTAACCGGTCTCGCCGTCGACAACACTTTCGATGAGCCCACCGACGCGTGTGGCGACAACCGGTTTGAACGCGGCCATCGCTTCGGGAGGTGTCAGGCCGAATGCTTCCTGCGTAGGACAGGCCACCAGCAGATCAATAGCCCGCATCATATTGGGGATATCGAATTGAAAGTCGATAAAGTGGAAATGGTCTCGCAGGCCGAGCTCATTGAGCCGGGCATCGATCTTCGGCATGTAGCGTGGACAACGGTTGCCAATGACGGCTACTTTGGCATTGGGGACTCGCCGCAAGATTTCCGGCATGGCTTTGACCAGCAGCAGGTGATTCTTTCGCGGGCAAACGTCCCCGACGATCCCGATCACCTTGTCGTTTTGGGTGAATCCGTTTTCCTCACGCCAGCGATCACGAAGTACTTCTGCGTTTCTTGGGATCGGAGTGTGGTCGATCAGGGCCCGCACTGTCTCGATGTTTCGAGGCCGGACACGATTCCAGTTGATTTCGATGCCCCGGGTATGATCTGAATTTGCGATCACGAAATCCTTCATCATCCAATAGGCGTGAAGTTTCGTGTGATGGGCGGTCGCCACGACCGGGACCTTGGTGAACATCTTCAGCAGCGTGCCGAAGATCTGACCTCGGGTGTTGTGCGTATGGACAATGTCGATGTCTTGCTGTTCGATCCACTGGGCCATCGCTTTCAGGTCATGAAAAGGCCAGCGTCGTAGATCGGAGAATCGGAATTTGACATTGGTGCCAGGAAGTTGGCTTTGAATCCAGGAATCCCATTCGCCGACCAGGGTGACATCGTGCCCACGTTTCGCGAGCCCTTCCGCCAGGCGGAGGCACTGGATCACGGCGCCGTTAACGCCGACTCCGGATATAAGTTGCACGATCTTCATGGGAGGCCGCATGGTTCCTGGGTGTCTCGTCAAGCCGATCCGGCGGCTGATTGCGCAGATCGGATGGCGTTCTTAACGAAATTGCCAAAACGAGACAAGACGAACCCCGGGATCGCCCAGCCCCACCATCGGTGCCATAAGGTGGTTCTCCCTAGCCTTGCTAGTTGTGATAAAGTATGACAAATGCATTCTGAGACTCGATTTGACAGCAGTGATAGCACCTGATGGCGCACTACACGGGAAGTGGCGGAACCGACGGCGGAAACATGGTCATGTTTTGGCCGGGGAACCTGCCTGAAGAAGCGGACACAATGCTCGAGAACGACCCGTTCTCGTTTGCGGAAACCATGCGCGAAGAGGGAAAGATCATCTGGTTTCTGTGCGACGGAGAGGGGGACTTCTCCGTGAGCGTCTATGTCGACGAAGACCCGCCGGCCGATCTGCGTAGTTTTCTGGAAGAAGAAGAGCACTACCCGGACGTCTTCGTGAAGGGGGATACCTACTTTGGCGGGCTCGAGTTCATGTACCGCGAGCACAACCCGCTGCTGGAAGAATTTCCCGATATGTGTGGAAATTTAGAGATTCCGGATGGCATTTACCAAGGAAACGTCTATCGAACGAATATCCCACCGGCGTTCAGCCGTACGTGGCTGATGCAGCGGATGGGGACGAGTCGCTACCGCGTACTGCATTGGCAGCAGCTATTGAGCAAAGCGGCCATGCTGGGGTTGGTGGGCGTGTTGTTCGCCTTCTTCTTCCTGGTCTGGTACATCTGGTTGGCCGCCGTGGGCGCGGTACTGCTGACCTTTGTCGCAGCCGTCCTTCTGGCTCGGTCTGAGTCGTGCCGGGAAGCGATCGTCGCCATCGACGAGTTCACCACGCTATTTCCTGAGTATGTCGTACTGCTCACATCGCAGCCGCCGGAAGCGGACCAAGAACCTGAGAACGAAGAACTGGCAATGCCGGTCGGATAGAACCTTTGAAGCTGAAATGTCCCAACTGTGATGTTTACCTGTCGACGCGGCAGATGAACGTCGATAACGATCTCGCGATTTGCCACGACTGCAACGAAGCGTTCAAGATTTCGCGGCTGCTCGAACCGCAGCCAGAGCCGGAAGTCTACGAGAACGCCGGCTGGGTCAGCGACGCAGGTGAGTCGTTCAACGTCAACGATCCTCCCTTCGGTGTTTCGTACGATAACTACGGCATGGGGTGGCGTATCGCATCGACGACACGCAACGCGTCGGCCTTCTTCCTGGTGCCGTTCATGTGCGTTTGGTCGGGCTTTAGTCTCGGCGGCATCTACGGTTCGCAAATCGCCGAAGGCAAGTTCGATCCGATTCGTTCGCTCTTTGGCATTCCCTTTGTTCTGGGGACTTTGCTGTTCGGATCGTTTGCCGTTTTGAGCGTGATTGGCCGAACGGTCATCAAGACCGACGAAATGGATCACGACGCCGGCAGTATCTTTTTGGGAGTCGGCCCACTTGGCTGGACGACTCGTTTTCGCTGGTCGGAAGTGCGACGAATCGACGAGACACTGTCGAGTGGCAAGAATCGCTCGAAGCAGATCACGCTTTACCGCGATAACGGAGACATCAATTTCGGTAGCATGCTCTCCGACAAACGTCGCCGGTACATCATCTTCGCACTGCGGCAGTTGGTGGGAACCCGCTAAGAAGCCTGCCAGGCGGCGATAAGCGATCGCGCGGCGTTCCCGCGGTGGCCTGCCTGGGCGGTGTGCTCTTCATCGAGTTCGGCCAGCGTGTGGTCCTTGCCCGCCAAGAGGAAGACCGAGTCGTAGCCGAACCCGAATTCACCGATCGGTTGCCGGCCGATTCGACCGCGGCACTCCCCTGCCCCTTCGATGATGACGCTGCCGTCAGGGGCGGCGACACATAGATGACAGACGAACCGTGCCGCACGCTTATCATCGGGAACGTCGAGCATATGTTCGATCAAAAGTGCCAGGTTCATGGCCATGCTCGCATCGTCGCCGGCATAGCGGGCCGAACGCACGCCGGGGGCTCCGGCCAGGGCGTCAACTTCCAGGCCCGTATCGTCGGCGATTACCCACCGCTGAAGCTGGCGAGCATAGCCACTGGCCTTCTTGCGGGCATTTTCCAGCAGCGTCTGACCATCTTCGACGACCGGCTGAAGATCCGCATCCTGAGGAAGGGGAAGGACCGGAAGCCCGAGCGGCTGAAGCAGCCTGGTCAACTCGCGAACCTTGTGCGGGTTCGACGTGGCGACGATCAGTTCGTGGCACTCGCTCAGACGTGGTGACATGACCGGCAGTTAGATAATGGCTAGAGGATCGCGATCGTGTTCCAGCGTGCCGCGTGTGACCCCAACCCGGTTCAAGGCCTTGAGCTGCTGCCACACCTCTTCGCCGCCGATCTTGCCTTGCAGCAGGTCACGATACAACTGGATGATACGAGTGATCTCGCTGGGTGGGTCATCGTTCAACAGTTCGATGCGGAAGTTGCGTACGCCCAGCTCCAGCATCGGCTGAACGATTTCCGCGCCGCTTTGAGGCGTCTTGTTGAACAGCGTATTGCGACAACCAACATCCGCGACCAGCGGGTGTTCGGCTCCGACGCGATCACGTAGTTTCACTTCGTGCTCGTCGCAGGGTCGCCCGCAGTTGGTCTTGTTTGTGCCGGGGGAAAGGACGCTGCAGAAGACGCAGTGCTCCATGTGGAACATCGGCATGTGCTGGTGAATCACTAATTCCAGGTGCCCGGCCGCGCAGTGCTGGGCCATCACCAACAGTTGATCACGATTCAGGTCGTACGATGGCGTGACGCGGCTGGCCCCATGCTTGCGTAGCCAGTCAACGGTCAACTCGTTGGCCGCATTGAACGAGAAGTCTGCGATGCAGGTCGCCCCTAGTTCGGCAAAGAACTTCAGCCCGGACAGATTTCGCACGACGTAGCCATCGGCACCGTGTTTGGAAAGCGCCTTGAAGATCCCCATCTCGCCAGGCTTCTGGATGCGTGGGGTCACCAGGAAGATCTTCGCGCCGGCCTCGTGTGCCAAGGGCACGGCCTGTTTGTACTCTCGGATATCTTGGAAGTCGGCGTAAACGGTTTCGATGCCTAGGCTCGTGGCGGCTTCCAGTTGGTGCATCGAGCGCGTCAGCACGATCAGCTTCGGCTCGCCAGTTTCCGCCGCGGCCGTGTCCACTTCGGACTGCATCTGGGAAAGAACCAGGTCGTGCTCGATCGTGCGTCCGCGGGTCGCCATCTGCTTTCGAGCTTCGTCCAGCTGGGCAGTCATCTCTTTGCGCAGCTTACCGAGCACGCTGAGCGGAACCATCGGTGTTCCGGCGATCTTGGCGGAAAGCGATTCCAACGCGTAACCACTGCCGCCTAGCCGAGCGAATTGTTTTTGAAGTAAC includes:
- a CDS encoding NAD(P)/FAD-dependent oxidoreductase, with protein sequence MNRQRIAVIGGGISGNLAARLLHNDHDITLFEAASYPGGHSNTVTCLIDDHSYDVDTGFMVFNDRTYPNFCRLLDMLEVDAQDSDMSFSVRCEKTDLEYQGSSLRGLFPSWKNIISLNYWNMLRDILRFNRLGTEAVQQSTIGEGETMGQFLDRCRVGTMFREKYLLPMAAAIWSAEPQQILDFPAQFFLGFCDNHGLMAIRNRPQWKTIIGGSKQYVRKLIEPLGDRVRLNSPVKRVLRDGERVTVITKDDQAEKFDQVIFATHADQTLKMLDQPTEQEREILGHFPYQPNDAVLHTDTRLLPKHRHAWASWNYLLPDNHRSTTASVTYDLSRLQNVPSPTPILLSLNITDRIDPDKILQQISYDHPAFNRHSYSAQKRLPEIQGQRQTYFCGAWCGYGFHEDGVKSALAVAAYFGKNLDECTVACTKERSPTHAMGPSSISLTTA
- a CDS encoding DUF1295 domain-containing protein, whose translation is MDLTNLLLLNAGVIAGCMVSLWLLSLWLKDASIVDLFWGFGFVVISWVSLLNAPAPTSAAWVTTILVTLWGCRLAGYLSWRNIGKGEDSRYTEMREKPGRNFALFSLVVIFGLQGTIMWIVSLPLQVIPTLDASFTTLTPIGLLLWLVGVSFEAIGDYQLARFKSNPQNLGKVLDQGLWHYTRHPNYFGDFLVWCGYYVLAISFDASAWWTIIGPALMTFCLLWFSGVAHLEKRIQTRRPEYADYIRRTSSFFPWPPAPKEETNSYSSHSHSATS
- a CDS encoding DUF885 domain-containing protein, producing the protein MSLLRLVAVALVALVALPDSLFAQENSAAEQLHQLFAEDWEWRLNNYPTMGTSIGDPRGNDKWTDYSQAAIDERNKHPHQLLKKLQEIDASQLTGQDLLSYELFEYNVRRQIEGQKYPTERFAIDQLGGPQFDLAYTAEQMPFKTVKDYENYIARLNSYPKYLEQNTALLRKGIETRWVQPPGPLRSIPKQISGQVLADATDSPLFKPFNDFPDSISEEEQDRLTKLGKAAIASSVFPAMLKLKTFIEDEYLPQGAEIIGAAALPDGRDYYAYKCRNSTTTDLTPQEIHEIGMSEVKRIRGEMEKVIRESGFEGSFEEFIHFLKTDPQFYYTEADDLLIGYRDIAKRVDAELPKLFVELPRLPYGVRAFPDYEAPNQTSARYYPGSAEAARAGFFMANTYALDSRPKYEMEALTLHEACPGHHLQIARAQELTDLPKFRREGHYTAFVEGWALYAESLGEEMGFYQTPYDKFGQLTFEMWRACRLVVDTGMHNMGWSRAQAIKFFKENSGKSDLEVAVEIDRYIVWPGQALAYKIGELKIKELRAKAEQQLGDDFDLRKFHNAVLDNGAIPLPVLERLIDRWIAEQKTAKAS
- a CDS encoding Glu/Leu/Phe/Val family dehydrogenase → MNAPTNVDLFSGAIARLDKAFQFADIDAEALERLKHPKQILQVSVPVRMDDGSLKVFNGYRVRHDDTRGPTKGGLRYSPAVDISEVKALAFWMTFKCAVMNIPYGGAKGGICVNPKELSRMELERLSRGFIEQIADFIGPETDIPAPDMYTNAMIMGWMMDEYSKIHRRRTPGVITGKPIPLGGSQGREDATGRGAYYCIKELEKKRDWVPKNTRVAVQGFGNAGQSIAHLLHADGYQVVAVSDSRGGCYKPDGFDVPSLIQIKNESRRLQAVYCTGSVCQAIQADTITNEELLELDVDILIPAALENVITVSNADKIKAPVIIEVANGPVTGEADEILNEKEKLVVPDILANAGGVTVSYFEWVQNQQGFYWSLDEVQQKLHAMMVQEFNHVYDWMVEKKIDMRTAAYAVALSRIGAAISSLGTVQYFSDNDS
- a CDS encoding glycosyltransferase family 4 protein; this translates as MKIVQLISGVGVNGAVIQCLRLAEGLAKRGHDVTLVGEWDSWIQSQLPGTNVKFRFSDLRRWPFHDLKAMAQWIEQQDIDIVHTHNTRGQIFGTLLKMFTKVPVVATAHHTKLHAYWMMKDFVIANSDHTRGIEINWNRVRPRNIETVRALIDHTPIPRNAEVLRDRWREENGFTQNDKVIGIVGDVCPRKNHLLLVKAMPEILRRVPNAKVAVIGNRCPRYMPKIDARLNELGLRDHFHFIDFQFDIPNMMRAIDLLVACPTQEAFGLTPPEAMAAFKPVVATRVGGLIESVVDGETGYLVPSKNAAALSAAVAKVLENDDLAEQMGVAGRARFLEMFDNYRNVIRHEEIYTDVARRVLRREVSKPVSLPKRTPASLPTAGVPPMVYHR
- a CDS encoding phage holin family protein, whose amino-acid sequence is MAHYTGSGGTDGGNMVMFWPGNLPEEADTMLENDPFSFAETMREEGKIIWFLCDGEGDFSVSVYVDEDPPADLRSFLEEEEHYPDVFVKGDTYFGGLEFMYREHNPLLEEFPDMCGNLEIPDGIYQGNVYRTNIPPAFSRTWLMQRMGTSRYRVLHWQQLLSKAAMLGLVGVLFAFFFLVWYIWLAAVGAVLLTFVAAVLLARSESCREAIVAIDEFTTLFPEYVVLLTSQPPEADQEPENEELAMPVG
- the rdgB gene encoding RdgB/HAM1 family non-canonical purine NTP pyrophosphatase yields the protein MSPRLSECHELIVATSNPHKVRELTRLLQPLGLPVLPLPQDADLQPVVEDGQTLLENARKKASGYARQLQRWVIADDTGLEVDALAGAPGVRSARYAGDDASMAMNLALLIEHMLDVPDDKRAARFVCHLCVAAPDGSVIIEGAGECRGRIGRQPIGEFGFGYDSVFLLAGKDHTLAELDEEHTAQAGHRGNAARSLIAAWQAS